Within the Bernardetia sp. genome, the region GAAGCAGAAATTATCCACGTACATGAAGAAACTCCTAAACGTGTTCTTAATCGCTATCGTAGGGAAGCTATTGCGCTAAAATATATAATGCCTGAAGCAAAGTTTAGTTTCTTTGATTTTATCCAACTCTCTATATCTAACATATTTAGTGATTGGTTACATTCGTCAAAAGAAAAAGTTTTTTTTAAAAACTTTTGGGATATTTGTATCTTTCGTTTTATGCAGTTTTGGGGAACTTATAAAGGATATCGTCAAAAAAAACCCATTGATACAATCTTAAAGAAAAGATTTTATTATCCTAATGCAATTACAATGAAAACTATGGAATTTCAAAACACTAAAAAGTTAATTGATTATTCTGAGAGTTCTCAATAATATTTATTTAGATTGAAAAAAGAAACAAATATAGATGTAACTCTTGATTTATCTTATGAGTTACCCCTTTGGACTGGAAGTAAGGGGATGCAATTGGAGTTTTTACAAAAAATATCTGATACTCAATTTGCAAACGTATCCCAACTTAATATAGAGCTTCATACAGGTACTCATGTAGATGCTCCCTCACACTTTATTAAAGATGGTAAAAATGTAGAAGCATTAGATTTGGATATTCTCATAGGAGAAGCCTGGGTGGCATATCTACCAAATATAAAGAAAATTACTGCACAAGATTTAGAAAACGCAGGCATTCCTAAAGGAACTACGAGACTATTACTAAAGACTACAAACTCTGAGTTATGGAAGAAAGAACCCTATCCTAAGTTCCAAACAGATTTTGTTGCTCTAACGAAAGAAGCTGCAAAATGGGTAGTAAGTCGTAATATTAGACTGGTTGGAATAGACTATCTTTCTATACAACTTTATGATGATGGACCTGAAACGCATCAAATTTTACTTTCGCAAGAAATAGTTATCATAGAAACTTTAAATTTGAATCAGGTAGAACAAGGAAAATATGAGTTAATATGTTTACCCTTAAAAATTAAGGGAGCAGAAGCATCACCAGCAAGAGTAATCCTCAAACCTATATGAAAAAAATAGTTGCCATAGTACCTATGCGTCATCATAGTGAACGTGTGCCACAAAAAAATTATAGAACTTTTGTGGATAAGCCTTTGTATCACCATATCATCACAACATTATTAAATTGTGAGTTGATTAGTCAAGTAGTAATTGATACTGATAGCGAGTTTATTTTAGAAGATGCACAAAAATACTTTCCAAATGTACTTTTGTTAAATCGTCCAGCACATTTACGTAAAGGAGAGATTCCGATGAATGATGTCTTGATAAATACAATCAATCAAGTAGAAGCAGATTTTTATTTACAAACACATAGTACAAACCCTGTGTTATCTACTAAATCAATACAGCAGGCTATAAAATTGTTTTTAGATAACTATCCGATGTACGATTCTTTGTTTTCTGTAACACAGTTGCAGACTCGTTTGTATAATCAATTAGGTTTAGCAATTAATCATAACCCAGCTATTTTACTACGAACTCAAGATTTACCTCCTATTTTTGAAGAAAACTCTTGTTTGTATATCTTTACAAAAAAAATATTAGAAGAAAATCACAATCGAATAGGTAAGCGTCCTTATCTTTTTTCTCTTCCTAAACACGAAGCAGTGGATATAGATGAGGAAATAGATTTTAAAATAGCCGAATTTTTATTTAAAGAATACAACTAACATCACTACATGAAATATAATGTATTAGTCTCTGCTCCTTATTTATTAAATGATATTGAGAAGTTTAGAGCTGAATTAGAAGGGAAAAATATTGCTTTTGATATTTACCCTGTAAAAGAGCGTTTAGAAGAAGAAGACTTACTCAAAGTTATTCATAAATACGATGCTATCATTTGTGGAGATGACCGTTTTACCCCCAAAGTTATTGATAAAGCAGAGAAGTTAAAAGTAATAGTAAAATGGGGAACGGGTATAGATTCTATTGATAAAAAATATGCAGAAAGTAAGGGGGTACAGGTCAGAAATACACTAAATGCTTTTACCGAACCTGTTTCTGATTCAGTGTTGGCTATGTTGCTCGTATTTGCTCGCAAGGTAATAGAATCAGATAGAATTATGAAGAATGGTGGTTGGCGCAAGGCTTTTGGAATTACTTTGAGTGAGGTATCTATTGGTATTATAGGACTAGGAAACATTGGCAGAGCAGTAGCACGAAAATTACAACCTTTTAACACCAAAATATATGCTAATGATACAGCAGAAATACCTACAGAAGTCTTAGAAAACTATAAGATAGAAATGACCTCACTTGATGACTTAGTTCAGAAAAGTGACTTTGTTGTGGTTTGTTGTGATTTGAACTCAACTAGTTTACACATAATAAACAAAGAAAAATTAGGATTAATGAAATCTAATGCCATCGTAATTAATATGGCAAGAGGACCTTTAATAAACGAAAAGGATTTAATTGAAGCATTAGAAAACAAACAAATCGCAGGTGCTGGGTTAGATGTTTTTGAAGAAGAACCTCTATTCATTGACTCACCATTAAGAAAAATGAATAATGTGCTTTTATCTTCTCATAATGTAAATGCAAGTCCTTATTATTGGAATAAAGTACATAGAAATTCATTAAATATGTTGTATCAAAGTTTAGGTATTCAAGAATGAAAAAGGTTTTAGTTACAGGAGCTTCTGGTGGTATAGGGAAAGCTATTTGCCTGTATTTTATAGAAAAAGGATGGCAGGTTTTTGGT harbors:
- a CDS encoding cyclase family protein, which translates into the protein MKKETNIDVTLDLSYELPLWTGSKGMQLEFLQKISDTQFANVSQLNIELHTGTHVDAPSHFIKDGKNVEALDLDILIGEAWVAYLPNIKKITAQDLENAGIPKGTTRLLLKTTNSELWKKEPYPKFQTDFVALTKEAAKWVVSRNIRLVGIDYLSIQLYDDGPETHQILLSQEIVIIETLNLNQVEQGKYELICLPLKIKGAEASPARVILKPI
- a CDS encoding cytidylyltransferase domain-containing protein — protein: MKKIVAIVPMRHHSERVPQKNYRTFVDKPLYHHIITTLLNCELISQVVIDTDSEFILEDAQKYFPNVLLLNRPAHLRKGEIPMNDVLINTINQVEADFYLQTHSTNPVLSTKSIQQAIKLFLDNYPMYDSLFSVTQLQTRLYNQLGLAINHNPAILLRTQDLPPIFEENSCLYIFTKKILEENHNRIGKRPYLFSLPKHEAVDIDEEIDFKIAEFLFKEYN
- a CDS encoding NAD(P)-dependent oxidoreductase, whose amino-acid sequence is MKYNVLVSAPYLLNDIEKFRAELEGKNIAFDIYPVKERLEEEDLLKVIHKYDAIICGDDRFTPKVIDKAEKLKVIVKWGTGIDSIDKKYAESKGVQVRNTLNAFTEPVSDSVLAMLLVFARKVIESDRIMKNGGWRKAFGITLSEVSIGIIGLGNIGRAVARKLQPFNTKIYANDTAEIPTEVLENYKIEMTSLDDLVQKSDFVVVCCDLNSTSLHIINKEKLGLMKSNAIVINMARGPLINEKDLIEALENKQIAGAGLDVFEEEPLFIDSPLRKMNNVLLSSHNVNASPYYWNKVHRNSLNMLYQSLGIQE